The following coding sequences lie in one Arachis hypogaea cultivar Tifrunner chromosome 9, arahy.Tifrunner.gnm2.J5K5, whole genome shotgun sequence genomic window:
- the LOC112710551 gene encoding uncharacterized protein has translation MEDFGGSGFDGLSNAVRRKRSQTSRRPRPDSQPVPDGTDLSPLSSTPPSDDVSRVSSEENAEDDKSHKDGGFNVFYSNEPGRSSLQNKRCSEGVLAPANWKGSSKSKDSLESELGNAEMYGGSNPDSPSLGQFGVSQDPLGNENRVKKVKLKVGGVTRTIQANSASNSTSASGSTTKSSRSSDATRSRHKHQSNSDDNQSPLDKRSGLQGLPWKDFSSQDSLIGRLSGKNKLSKQGDKSESVRKSKRVPKRRVLDDEFGDEDDEIRYLEKLKTSKVSAVYRDEEELGKKHKKLSSMENAASTKSSKDGKKRFRPDRVYEDVDYEEEDESGSDVEVEDKKKKKQRKESVDVLMDSKREITLTTRQRALQSSKDASAPGSSLIEFPNGLPPAPPRKQKEKLTEVEQQLKKAEAAQRRKMQNEKAARESEAEAIRKILGQDSSRKKREEKMKKRQEELAQRAANAQMLASNTIRYVMSPNGTVVTFPDEMGLPSIFNSKPCSYPPSRERCAGPSCPNPYKYRDSKSKLPLCSLQCYKAVREKMAAEAIC, from the exons ATGGAAGATTTTGGTGGTTCCGGGTTTGATGGCCTTAGTAATGCTGTGAGGAGGAAGAGGAGTCAAACTTCTCGCAGGCCTCGGCCAGATTCGCAGCCTGTACCTGATGGTACCGACTTGTCTCCCTTGTCATCAACACCCCCTTCAGATGATGTTAGCAGGGTCTCTAGTGAAGAGAATGCTGAAGACGATAAATCCCATAAGGATGGTGGGTTCAATGTGTTTTATAGTAATGAGCCTGGACGAAGCAGCTTACAAAACAAACGCTGTAGTGAGGGTGTTCTTGCTCCAGCTAATTGGAAGGGTTCTAGCAAATCAAAGGATAGCTTAGAATCAGAATTGGGAAATGCAGAGATGTATGGTGGAAGTAATCCAGATAGTCCGAGTTTAGGGCAGTTTGGTGTTTCTCAGGATCCATTAGGGAATGAGAATCGTGTTAAAAAGGTGAAGCTGAAGGTTGGTGGTGTTACGCGTACTATTCAAGCCAACTCTGCATCAAACAGTACTTCAGCTAGTGGATCAACTACAAAGAGCTCTCGATCATCAGATGCCACTAGATCACGCCACAAGCATCAG AGCAATTCAGATGATAACCAGTCTCCCTTGGATAAGAGAAGTGGCTTACAAGGCCTTCCGTGGAAGGATTTCTCAAGTCAGGACTCATTAATTGGGAGGTTATCTGGAAAGAATAAATTAAGCAAGCAAGGAGACAAGTCTGAATCAGTCCGGAAGAGCAAGCGAGTACCAAAGAGGCGTGTACTTGATGACGAATTTGGTGATGAGGATGATGAGATTCGTTATCTGGAAAAGCTGAAAACATCAAAAGTTTCTGCTGTATATAGAGATGAAGAGGAATTAGGCAAGAAACATAAAAAGCTTTCTAGCATGGAAAATGCAGCCTCAACAAAATCAAGCAAAGATGGGAAGAAAAGGTTTAGACCAGATAGAGTGTATGAGGATGTGGATTATGAGGAAGAGGATGAGTCTGGGTCTGATGTTGAGGTTgaggataagaaaaagaaaaaacagaggaAGGAATCTGTTGATGTTTTGATGGACAGTAAAAGGGAAATAACTCTAACTACTCGTCAACGGGCTCTTCAATCCAGCAAAGATGCCTCTGCACCTGGTTCAAGTTTAATTGAGTTTCCCAATGGATTACCACCTGCCCCGCCTAGAA AGCAAAAGGAGAAGCTTACAGAAGTGGAGCAGCAACTAAAGAAAGCTGAGGCTGCCCAGAGGCGTAAAATGCAAAATGAGAAGGCTGCCCGGGAGTCTGAG GCTGAAGCTATAAGAAAAATTCTTGGTCAAGATTCTAGTAGGAAGAAGCGGGAAGAGAAAATGAAGAAACGTCAAGAAGAATTGGCTCAG AGGGCAGCCAATGCACAAATGCTTGCATCAAACACTATTAGATATGTGATGAGTCCTAATGGTACAGTTGTGACATTTCCTGATGAAATGGGCCTCCCTAGTATATTCAATTCAAAACCGTGCAG TTATCCTCCATCACGGGAGAGATGTGCCGGTCCGTCATGTCCCAACCCTTACAAGTATCGCGATTCAAAATCAAAGCTTCCTCTTTGCAGTCTCCAATGTTACAAAGCAGTCCGAGAGAAGATGGCTGCTGAAGCTATCTGTTGA